A genomic segment from Fusarium fujikuroi IMI 58289 draft genome, chromosome FFUJ_chr04 encodes:
- a CDS encoding related to jacalin-like lectin domain-containing protein: MAPTFLNNLRRRSRASFRTNRSTDTSSDGATSQATSPSSGSLTPPSIDHQSDPALHLQVKDQQQLQRRQSQMSQSQSQLNVPTRPPLSSNSNRNSVSGMSGLGAPSINGRQTLPMSPYAPRVINITENAWVYQKVLLVYGTIGNAAENPLDGTLNVCRLDDNFPAISWPVCNSHFKALVYLQPGPNRLRFEFSSPKLANSNSSNPIHASYLTVHMLPLTNSPPLQLAILVAKDSPETFDASPARVEKEGNGLEMAVKKFRMAAYLWQAFTSEQMWRNKLGRRAFRFDEEWTTGSANYRDQENGTMRSEARVHIIRSDNTLAEIRDLNKAQQNEKATDKGALYGIASEAVRKYFNPLPGQKLYVSCLLLDSHWDTAAKTVTGHAALGGGDGDLQLAIFGSHCLHSYPSTFEEVVPAFTDCTPTDTNHVANDCNEAGSSWEAANIGIGAHMHETGHLFGCPHQESGVMLRDYVVLNRTFVAREAYCTRTKSKGGLALQADECGWHRLDCLRFRAHPSFRLPNDPPMSPDGSVQAFPVENGNVLVMAATGIFFVEIYADGDDVCHAWIEYPTDQGTPSRQITLTESELRGRLPEKKRKGSLKISVKSYGGGSLEIDDYKKFTSKESLIKLLNGKSAFRSQKLGSSKMDGSQPTEAIFTSAVKQDRVLSRVVIYHGMAVDGMEFIYDDDSRQLFGKKGGKEGGDTFEFDVRRGEYISGFVVRSGFWIDGLQILTSLGRKSPVYGNAHGGDAHTLIPPRGYIICGVSGSCGQWLDGFSVLITR, from the exons ATGGCCCCTACCTTCCTCAACAACCTTCGCCGCCGATCGAGGGCCAGTTTCCGTACCAATCGATCAACCGACACATCCAGTGATGGTGCTACAAGCCAAGCAACATCGCCCTCGAGCGGTTCCTTAACGCCGCCTTCGATTGATCACCAGTCAGATCCTGCACTTCATCTGCAGGTAAAAGATCAGCAGCAACTCCAGCGCCGACAGTCTCAAATGtcccagagccagagccaacTCAACGTCCCTACGCGACCGCCGCTGTCGTCCAACTCCAACCGCAACAGTGTTTCCGGAATGTCGGGTCTTGGTGCGCCTTCTATCAATGGAAGACAGACCCTTCCAATGTCACCATACGCTCCAAGAGTGATCAACATCACCGAAAATGCATGG GTCTATCAAaaagttcttcttgtttATGGCACAATCGGAAATGCCGCCGAGAATCCCCTCGATGGCACCCTTAATGTTTGCCGACTCGACGACAACTTCCCCGCGATCAGCTGGCCCGTTTGCAACTCGCATTTCAAGGCACTGGTGTACCTTCAACCGGGCCCCAACAGATTGCGCTTCGAGTTCTCAAGTCCGAAACTTGCGAACAGCAACAGTTCCAACCCAATCCATGCTTCCTACCTTACTGTTCATATGCTGCCCCTAACCAATTCACCACCTTTGCAGCTTGCGATACTCGTTGCGAAGGACTCTCCCGAAACATTCGATGCCTCGCCCGCCCGAGTCGAAAAGGAAGGAAATGGACTGGAAATGGCTGTCAAGAAGTTCAGAATGGCAGCGTACCTGTGGCAGGCCTTCACCTCGGAACAGATGTGGCGGAACAAGCTTGGGCGACGGGCCTTCCGTTTTGATGAGGAATGGACAACAGGCTCGGCCAATTATCGTGACCAAGAGAACGGCACCATGCGCTCCGAAGCCCGTGTGCATATTATTCGCTCCGACAACACTCTTGCTGAGATTCGGGATCTTAATAAGGCTCAGCAAAACGAGAAGGCGACCGACAAGGGCGCTTTGTACGGGATCGCTTCAGAGGCCGTCAGGAAATACTTCAACCCGCTACCAGGGCAAAAGCTATACgtgtcttgtcttctcttGGATTCTCATTGGGATACGGCAGCAAAGACTGTGACCGGCCATGCCGCTCTCGGAGGAGGGGATGGTGATCTTCAACTGGCCATTTTTGGATCTCACTGCCTTCACAGCTACCCTTCCACTTTCGAAGAGGTTGTGCCTGCTTTCACTGACTGTACTCCAACGGATACAAACCATGTGGCTAATGACTGCAACGAAGCGGGCAGTTCTTGGGAGGCTGCAAATATCGGTATTGGCGCTCATATGCATGAGACAGGCCATCTATTCGGATGTCCCCACCAGGAGAGTGGTGTAATGCTGCGAGATTACGTGGTGCTCAATCGCACATTCGTAGCTCGAGAGGCCTATTGTACAAGGACCAAGTCCAAAGGTGGTCTTGCACTCCAGGCCGATGAATGTGGATGGCACCGTCTCGACTGTTTGCGTTTCCGAGCTCATCCGTCTTTCCGCCTTCCCAACGATCCCCCGATGAGCCCTGACGGTAGTGTTCAAGCCTTCCCTGTCGAAAATGGCAACGTACTTGTTATGGCGGCCACAGGAATTTTCTTTGTTGAGATTTACGCAGACGGTGACGATGTCTGCCATGCTTGGATCGAGTATCCCACTGACCAAGGGACGCCCTCCCGGCAAATCACGCTCACCGAGAGCGAGCTGCGAGGCAGACTGcctgagaagaaaagaaagggaTCTCTCAAAATATCAGTCAAGTCTTACGGGGGAGGATCacttgagattgacgatTACAAAAAGTTTACCTCCAAGGAATCTCTCATTAAGCTATTGAACGGGAAGAGTGCTTTCCGAAGCCAGAAGCTGGGCAGCTCTAAGATGGATGGAAGCCAGCCTACGGAAGCCATCTTTACGAGTGCTGTCAAGCAGGACCGAGTTCTATCCCGTGTAGTGATTTATCACGGTATGGCCGTGGACGGAATGGAATTTatttatgatgatgattccAGGCAGTTGTTTGGAAAGAAGGGCGGCAAAGAAGGGGGGGATACTTTCGAGTTTG ATGTTCGTCGTGGCGAATACATCAGTGGCTTTGTCGTGCGATCTGGTTTTTGGATCGATGGTCTACAAATTCTGACGAGTTTGGGTCGCAAGTCGCCTGTTTATGGAAATGCTCATGGAGGAGATGC GCACACTTTGATACCTCCTCGAGGATACATCATCTGTGGTGTTTCTGGCTCCTGTGGCCAATGGTTAGATGGCTTCTCGGTTCTCATCACGCGGTGA
- a CDS encoding probable CHO1-CDP-diacylglycerol serine O-phosphatidyltransferase: MSGSNGNIPKDVTSSNSPAIDKQKTLLSADVGHFSLVRAMHLADLITLMNGMYTLTTETAAFDMLRACGVMSIFSSLRYALGDPKDFDNLWLALFFLPFGLFFDFFDGKVARWRKKSSLMGQELDSLADLISFGVAPAMVAFTLGFRSLADTAGLTFFVLCGLTRLARFNVTVSVLPKDASGKSQYFEGTPIPTSLGMDAIMAYWLSQRWVHDNLPFGVWFQGSVFEFHPAVILFMIHGCLMTSKTIRIPKP; the protein is encoded by the exons ATGTCGGGCTCCAATGGAAACATCCCCAAGGACGTCACATCCTCCAACAGCCCAG CAATTGACAAGCAAAAGACTCTTCTATCTGCTGATGTTGGGCACTTCTCTCTCGTGCGGGCCATGCACCTTGCCGACTTGATTACTCTCATGAACGGTATGTACACCTTGACTACGGAGACCGCCGCCTTTGACATGCTTC GTGCCTGCGGTGTTatgtccatcttctcctcgctACGATACGCACTTGGCGACCCCAAGGATTTTGACAACCTCTGGCttgctctcttcttcctaCCTTTCGGTCTGTTCTTTGACTTTTTCGACGGCAAGGTTGCTcggtggaggaagaagagtagTCTCATGGGCCAAGAATTGGATTCTCTTGCTGATTTG ATCTCCTTCGGCGTCGCTCCCGCCATGGTCGCCTTCACTCTCGGTTTCCGTTCGCTCGCCGACACCGCTGGCCTTACCTTCTTCGTTCTGTGTGGCCTCACTCGCCTCGCCCGCTTCAATGTTACCGTTTCGGTTCTCCCAAAGGACGCCTCTGGCAAGAGCCAGTATTTCGAAGGAACTCCCATTCCCACTTCGCTCGGCATGGACGCTATCATGGCCTATTGGCTCTCGCAGCGCTGGGTTCACGACAATCTCCCCTTTGGTGTTTGGTTCCAGGGTTCGGTTTTCGAGTTCCATCCTGCCGTAATTCTGTTCATGATTCACGGTTGCCTCATGACCAGCAAGACCATCCGCATACCTAAGCCTTAA
- a CDS encoding related to aminotriazole resistance protein: MEPLRNVSRQDSEKSEARREINRSNSAVQHATDTMIAVTESFRHHYQQQYGGYSPAAPAPTYTNFNSHSQPGDYSHSRSNSQLYSHSHARSPSSVSEISQNVNLLDMDVVSQMSVSEMTVSPVSPRRGNYIHTSIMPGRPPNVETDSLLDREMESEMAETPAQVPEGMIRLATPNLPPRLDTPHTPPPRFSVPVNLAEPRPNETPVVPTGPTPSDFSVNHGGLVQAARRFEAFRGTTQHHQYIALRPDMGTRSLPLGTVTHIRAGSDTDPSSPANQGLRRKPLNEGARMIEFNHATNESLFVAVICMAQVLTYASLAQTLTSARRIGESFFEPERTTHLAWFTSAFALSYGATTLFGNRIGNVCGQRYAFIAGYIWFALWSLLAGLSVYVQTSDNGGAIFFCFCRAMQGIGPAFVIPNGHGMLVRAYPPGPRKMLVMGFFDASVPFGFVIGSVMTGLFANYASWPWAFYSMAAVCTALGISSVLVIPAKRILVYNFEGNLWKRLDVLGFAFGIAALILFSVGWNQAPIVGWDTPQAYILIIAGIILIPLFTFFESQASHPLVPFKQIHLAAGITLGFVTAASAAFGVWAWTFVQFIEVVRGWGPLLTSVALMPVLVVGVIIAFGCWPFANRDFTAQLSMVVSSIAILISSALLASAPAQQTYWANSFVSAIFMGVGMVLIVPASSTVLGRDVPEGQLGLANSITNTAAAFAFSVGLGMAGAVEMGKSGDKDPFGGYRDAHYFGLGLGGLAFILALGLLCAALLRHRGE; this comes from the coding sequence ATGGAGCCGCTTCGGAACGTATCACGACAAGACTCTGAAAAGTCTGAGGCCCGTCGAGAAATAAATCGATCTAACTCTGCCGTTCAACATGCCACTGATACCATGATCGCCGTCACGGAATCTTTTCGCCATCATTATCAACAACAATATGGTGGTTACTCTCCAGCAGCACCAGCTCCAACTTACACAAACTTCAATTCTCACTCTCAGCCTGGAGATTACTCTCACTCTCGTTCCAATTCTCAGCTATACTCGCATTCTCATGCCCGAAGTCCTTCAAGCGTCAGCGAAATATCCCAGAATGTGAATTTGCTAGACATGGATGTAGTGAGCCAGATGAGTGTATCAGAGATGACGGTTTCACCCGTTTCACCGCGTCGAGGCAACTATATACATACATCAATTATGCCAGGACGACCTCCAAATGTCGAGACGGATTCTCTCCTTGACCGTGAAATGGAATCGGAAATGGCTGAGACTCCAGCACAAGTCCCCGAAGGCATGATTCGACTGGCAACACCAAACTTACCACCACGATTAGATACACCTCATACACCACCTCCACGATTTAGCGTCCCAGTAAACCTGGCCGAGCCTCGCCCAAATGAAACTCCTGTTGTTCCTACAGGCCCAACGCCATCAGACTTTTCGGTCAACCATGGTGGACTTGTCCAAGCTGCCAGACGCTTTGAAGCCTTCCGAGGAACCACACAGCATCACCAATACATAGCTCTGAGGCCGGACATGGGTACACGATCTCTCCCACTAGGTACGGTCACCCACATTCGTGCGGGATCCGACACAGACCCTTCTTCACCCGCAAATCAAGGTTTGCGAAGGAAACCTCTGAACGAGGGGGCCAGGATGATCGAGTTCAACCATGCTACCAACGAAAGCCTTTTTGTTGCCGTCATATGTATGGCACAGGTTCTGACATATGCCAGTCTTGCACAGACACTGACATCTGCCCGACGAATTGGAGAATCATTCTTCGAACCAGAGCGTACAACACACCTTGCTTGGTTCACATCAGCGTTTGCACTGAGTTATGGCGCGACCACTCTTTTTGGCAACCGGATCGGGAACGTCTGCGGTCAAAGATATGCCTTCATCGCTGGATATATTTGGTTCGCCCTTTGGAGTCTGCTTGCTGGTCTCAGTGTGTATGTGCAGACGAGTGACAATGGAggagccatcttcttctgcttctgtcGAGCTATGCAAGGCATCGGCCCTGCATTCGTTATTCCAAATGGACACGGGATGCTGGTGAGGGCTTATCCTCCTGGGCCTCGCAAGATGCTTGTGATGGGATTTTTCGATGCCTCTGTCCCTTTCGGATTTGTCATTGGATCGGTCATGACGGGCTTGTTTGCTAATTACGCCTCGTGGCCATGGGCCTTTTACAGCATGGCCGCGGTATGTACAGCCCTAGGTATTTCAAGCGTACTTGTCATCCCAGCAAAGAGAATCTTGGTCTACAATTTCGAAGGCAACCTGTGGAAGCGGTTAGATGTATTGGGTTTCGCGTTTGGAATCGCTGCCTTGATCCTTTTCAGCGTTGGTTGGAACCAGGCGCCCATTGTGGGATGGGATACTCCCCAGGCGTACATCTTGATCATTGCAGGCATCATACTTATTCCACTATTCACTTTCTTCGAATCACAGGCCAGTCACCCGTTAGTACCATTTAAGCAGATTCACCTGGCTGCTGGTATTACACTTGGCTTCGTGACAGCTGCATCAGCAGCATTTGGAGTCTGGGCATGGACTTTCGTACAATTTATCGAAGTTGTCAGAGGTTGGGGTCCCCTTCTCACGAGTGTTGCTCTTATGCCAGTACTAGTGGTTGGTGTTATCATCGCCTTTGGATGCTGGCCCTTCGCAAACCGCGATTTTACTGCACAGTTGAGCATGGTGGTCTCATCAATCGCCATTCTGATTAGTTCGGCTCTCCTGGCGTCAGCCCCAGCTCAGCAAACATATTGGGCCAACTCGTTTGTCAGCGCCATCTTCATGGGAGTTGGCATGGTGTTGATTGTTCCCGCTTCCTCGACTGTGCTCGGACGAGATGTGCCAGAGGGACAACTGGGGCTCGCAAACAGCATCACTAAtacagcagcagctttcGCCTTTTCAGTAGGGCTGGGTATGGCTGGAGCTGTGGAAATGGGCAAGAGCGGTGACAAGGACCCCTTTGGAGGATATCGAGATGCGCATTACTTTGGTCTAGGACTAGGAGGGCTGGCCTTTATCTTGGCCCTTGGCCTGTTGTGCGCGGCGTTGCTCAGACACCGAGGGGAGTGA
- a CDS encoding probable nucleolar rRNA processing protein GAR1 — protein MSFRGGSRGRGGSGFGGRGGGRGGFQQRDMGPPAQILEMGKFMHACEGEMVCESINPKVPHFNAQIFLENKTAVGKVDEVLGPINQVFFTIKPTEGIQATSFKEGDKFYIGSEKLLPLDKFLPKPKPPPGAPKPKRAGGGRGGARGGRGGFGARGGGRGGFGGGRGGPRGGARGGFGGRGGGRGGSGGFSRGGSGFGGGRGRGGFSRGGR, from the exons ATGTCTTTCCGTGGAGGTTCGCGCGGACGCGGCGGTAGTGGATTTGGAGGCCGTGGCGGTG GCCGCGGTGGCTTCCAACAACGAGATATGGGCCCTCCTGCTCAGATCCTTG AAATGGGCAAGTTCATGCACGCTTGCGAGGGCGAGATGGTCTGCGAGTCCATCAACCCCAAGGTCCCTCACTTCAACGCCCAGATCTTCCTCGAGAACAAGACTGCCGTCGGAAAGGTCGACGAGGTCCTCGGCCCCATCAACCAGGTGTTCTTCACCATCAAGCCCACAGAGGGTATCCAGGCCACCTCTTTCAAGGAGGGCGACAAGTTCTACATCGGCTCAGAGAAGCTTCTGCCCCTCGACAAGTTCCTCCCCAAGCCTAAGCCCCCGCCTGGAgctcccaagcccaagcgcGCCGGTGGCGGTCGCGGTGGTGCCCGCGGTGGGCGTGGCGGCTTCGGTGCCCGAGGCGGTGGCCGTGGTGGTTTCGGCGGCGGCCGTGGAGGTCCTCGAGGTGGTGCTCGTGGTGGTTTCGGTGGCCGCGGAGGTGGCCGTGGCGGCAGCGGTGGTTTCTCACGAGGTGGAAGCGGCTTCGGTGGTGGTCGCGGACGCGGTGGCTTCAGCCGCGGTGGCCGATAA
- a CDS encoding related to transcription factor Ask10p: MDLPPSHSHQSQPSSFPQQASYPYSYGHDSSLESSSASHQRATAANTTANAHTQSHSQHDDTYDLSNSIHAPQPLSQQGGRFTEEWGAAPRGPSVLLDYPSPSANMQRSNSVHSFVTGDDQQLPARQNTLKKKSSVRRNGSLKRSSSRRSMRAGSVKSLALQSSSDHDEAHSAFYCPVPTSGNPTETLSNRFQNWRKVLKDLIAYFREIQNHYEQRSKSLLKLANVANNITTPPGFLQSAGIDDALQFLRIYNKNAILEANKAKEIEEDVILALTGLRSDLQQKIKEIKNLSGDFKNSVEKEMDHTRKAVKTLSDILGRNELDESSTTGKQDPYLLRLAVDRQVERQLDEENYLHQAYLNLENSGRELEAIVVGEIQKAYNAYAGILKREADNSYNVVGELRDGPIAMPKDHEWMHFVTHDDKFVDPSIPLRTPDQIHYPGQDHEAAQEIRAGLLERKSKYLKSYTAGWYVLSATHLHEFKSADKAQAPIMSLYLPEQKVGSHSNEGGSSNKFILKGRQTGGMHRGHTWVFRAESHDTMMAWYEDIKALTEKTAEERSQFVRSHSRSLSRSSRRSVSSDGLVDEEDEEPFTADTESFTNPGPRQYEATPRRSQAGGRFPSDIQVNAQRGLQAPHSPSSVSSGIQDNRDPAVPPIVTGALSGPAAGESEQGRDDHPGYGTVHQTPMDEMPSHAAIASQKAHYDGVNPYTSEPVNQTPVEPVPLHQQQQQLYQSQYESQQPVQLSDYVDQHQDQTFVPVVIPQGKDERDGNFANSEQRHFDEQPNNHTMEPREEPYGGYTISGASHEASSYEQPSYPQASYDNQPNHSYANGDAKGNSYTMTTVGEGFPRLDGGATEERRPSTRGGESVYTERDSVLLQTDDEDEKPVPIRPSGNNRTESHNTISNLHIPGGYPKSTQS, translated from the exons ATGGATCTACCtccttctcactctcatcaatctcagcCTTCGTCATTTCCCCAACAGGCGTCTTATCCATACTCGTACGGTCACGATTCTTCTCTAGAatcatcctcagcttccCACCAGCGTGCAACTGCTGCCAATACCACCGCCAACGCACACACACAATCACATTCTCAGCACGACGATACCTACGATCTGTCAAATTCGATTCACGCGCCGCAACCGCTGTCGCAACAAGGAGGTCGTTTCACCGAGGAATGGGGTGCAGCACCGCGCGGGCCTTCAGTCCTCCTTGATTATCCTTCACCAAGCGCAAACATGCAGCGCAGCAATTCGGTGCATAGCTTCGTGACTGGTGATGACCAGCAGCTCCCGGCTCGTCAGAACacgctcaagaagaagagctctgTCCGCCGAAATGGGAGTCTCAAGCGTAGTAGTAGCCGTCGCTCTATGAGAGCTGGCAGCGTTAAGAGTCTTGCCTTACAATCTTCATCAGACCATGATGAGGCGCATAGTGCTTTCTATTGCCCAGTCCCTACGTCGGGCAATCCTACCGAGACACTCTCGAACCGATTCCAGAACTGGAGAAAGGTCCTCAAGGATCTGATCGCATACTTTCGCGAAATTCAAAATCATTACGAACAACGCTCCAAGTCGCTCCTCAAACTCGCCAATGTGGCCAACAATATCACTACCCCACCCGGTTTTCTTCAGTCAGCTGGAATAGATGATGCGCTCCAATTCTTACGAATTTACAACAAGAATGCTATCCTCGAGGCCAATAAGGCCAAAGAAATTGAAGAGGATGTTATTCTTGCACTCACTGGATTGAGGAGCGACCTCCAACAGAAGATtaaggagatcaagaaccttTCAGGTGACTTCAAGAACTCagtcgagaaggagatggaccATACTCGCAAAGCTGTCAAGACGCTCAGCGATATTCTTGGCAGAAATGAGTTGGATGAATCTTCAACCACTGGCAAGCAAGATCCATACCTACTGCGCCTGGCTGTCGACCGTCAAGTTGAGCGTCAGTTGGACGAGGAGAACTATCTCCACCAAGCTTATCTCAACCTGGAGAATTCCGGACGAGAGCTGGAAGCGATTGTTGTTGGAGAGATTCAGAAAGCCTACAACGCTTATGCTGGCATTCTTAAGCGGGAGGCTGACAATTCCTATAACGTCGTCGGCGAGCTTCGAGATGGCCCTATTGCCATGCCCAAGGACCACGAATGGATGCATTTTGTGACTCACGATGACAAGTTCGTTGACCCAAGTATTCCGCTCAGGACGCCGGACCAGATTCATTACCCCGGACAGGACCATGAGGCAGCCCAGGAGATTCGAGCCGGATTGTTGGAGCGCAAGAGCAAATACTTGAAGAGCTACACAGCCGGCTG GTATGTACTTTCCGCTACGCATCTCCACGAATTCAAGTCAGCGGACAAGGCGCAAGCCCCTATCATGTCTCTTTATCTTCCAGAACAGAAAGTAGGATCCCACTCCAACGAAGGGGGCTCTTCGAACAAGTTCATCCTTAAGGGTCGCCAAACTGGTGGCATGCACCGCGGACACACTTGGGTCTTCCGTGCCGAAAGTCATGACACCATGATGGCTTGGTACGAGGACATCAAGGCTCTCACCGAGAAGACTGCCGAGGAGCGAAGTCAGTTTGTTCGAAGCCATTCTAGAAGCCTTAGCCGATCATCCCGACGATCAGTTAGTAGCGATGGACTggtcgacgaggaggacgaggagcCCTTCACGGCCGATACTGAATCATTTACCAATCCGGGACCAAGACAATATGAGGCAACTCCCCGGCGATCTCAAGCAGGTGGGCGGTTCCCATCTGATATCCAAGTCAATGCGCAACGTGGCTTACAGGCCCCTCATTCGCCTTCTAGTGTAAGCTCTGGCATCCAGGACAACAGGGACCCCGCTGTACCACCGATTGTCACGGGTGCCCTTTCTGGTCCGGCCGCTGGAGAATCGGAGCAGGGCAGGGACGACCATCCGGGCTATGGGACTGTTCACCAGACGCCCATGGATGAGATGCCCTCGCATGCTGCAATCGCAAGCCAAAAGGCCCATTACGACGGTGTTAACCCTTATACGAGCGAGCCAGTCAATCAGACTCCCGTTGAGCCGGTccccctccaccaacaacagcaacagctaTACCAGTCACAGTATGAATCGCAGCAGCCTGTGCAGCTGTCAGACTACGTcgatcaacaccaagaccaaacCTTTGTTCCTGTTGTGATCCCCCAGGGTAAGGATGAGCGCGATGGCAATTTTGCCAATAGTGAACAACGCCACTTTGATGAGCAGCCTAACAATCATACTATGGAGCCACGAGAGGAGCCATATGGTGGATATACAATCAGTGGAGCTAGCCATGAGGCATCGAGCTATGAGCAGCCTTCATATCCTCAGGCGTCATATGACAATCAGCCCAATCACAGCTATGCCAATGGCGATGCTAAGGGCAACAGTTACACAATGACAACTGTGGGAGAGGGCTTTCCTAGACTTGATGGTGGAGCAACTGAAGAGCGACGACCATCGACTCGAGGAGGCGAATCAGTCTATACCGAGCGTGACTCTGTTCTTCTCCAgacagacgatgaagatgagaagcctGTCCCAATCCGGCCATCCGGTAACAACCGGACTGAGAGCCATAACACCATCTCAAACCTGCATATTCCCGGCGGTTACCCCAAGAGTACTCAATCATAG
- a CDS encoding related to Orc3p, with protein MADFDEAPYTHEEDEEQLWGELDKCVSSKCDSHETIDDALRTWIDLTTRLRDHLYDSQEEVVTCTRMLLASDLFQANKDYVRTQIIYSLLQEDEAGPLHAIVSLLLLDGCQDETMFPRMVNEACFPRLLELINGRRDQDPGLHRLLLQLMYEMSRMERLRVDDLTMVEDEFVHYLFALIEELSDDAHDPYHYPTIRVLLVLNEQYMLASTEVDDSASPNSPLTNRIVKCLSLHGASFRTFGENIILLLNRETETSLQLLILKLLYLLFTNKATYEYFYTNDLRVLLDVIIRNLMDLPDEKMSLRHTYLRVLYPLLAHTQLSQPPHYKQDEILRVLSILRGSHNVHFAPADDTTLRLVDRVSKVKWIEEAQSPTVGSGEAEVARRFIGISLSRSQTASSISVSDVAAVKEKPGVQTPSRSGDGGDVATDDDNVPMATRPKKPLPEVPKHRHGVPFAQKFANGGPKKTPPKAPPPRRWGRMKTVEKPPTDPVQETVPEQEA; from the exons ATGGCAGATTTCGACGAAGCTCCCTACACTCatgaggaggacgaggagcaGTTATGGGGTG AACTTGATAAGTGCGTTTCGAGCAAATGCGATTCCCACGAAACGATCGACGATGCCCTGCGCACATGGATAGATTTAACGACACGCCTTCGCGACCATCTCTACGACTCTCAGGAAGAAGTCGTTACTTGCACGCGGATGCTTCTTGCTAGCGATCTATTCCAGGCCAACAAAGACTATGTTCGCACTCAGATTATCTATAGCTTGCTTCAAGAGGACGAGGCTGGGCCTCTGCACGCTattgtttctcttctcctcctcgacgGGTGCCAGGATGAGACCATGTTCCCTCGCATGGTGAACGAGGCTTGCTTCCCCCGACTTTTGGAGCTGATCAATGGTCGCCGAGACCAGGACCCTGGTCTGCAtcgccttcttctgcagCTTATGTACGAGATGTCGCGTATGGAACGACTGAGGGTCGACGACTTGACCATGGTGGAAGATGAATTCGTCCATTATCTTTTTGCATTGATTGAGGAATTGTCTGACGATGCGCATGATCCTTATCATTATCCTACCATTCGTGTTTTG CTTGTCTTGAACGAACAGTATATGCTTGCGTCTACAGAAGTTGACGATTCTGCTTCGCCCAATTCGCCTCTGACGAACCGCATTGTGAAGTGCTTGAGTCTTCACGGAGCTTCGTTCCGAACGTTTGGCGAAAACATCATTTTGCTACTGAACCGAGAAACCGAAACATCACTACAGCTACTAATTTTGAAGCTTCTGTATTTGCTATTCACGAACAAGGCGACATACGAATACTTCTATACAAACGACTTACGAGTACTTTTGGACGTCATTATTCGAAACTTGATGGATTTGCCAGATGAAAAAATGTCCTTGAGGCACACGTACCTACGAGTTCTCTACCCGTTATTGGCACACACACAACTCAGCCAGCCGCCTCACTATAAGCAGGATGAGATTCTGCGTGTGCTGAGCATTCTCCGAGGCTCGCACAATGTTCACTTTGCACCAGCAGACGACACAACGCTTCGTCTGGTCGACCGTGTATCAAAGGTCAAGTGGATAGAAGAAGCGCAGTCCCCCACGGTAGGATCCGGTGAGGCTGAAGTCGCCCGCAGATTCATCGGTATAAGTCTATCACGATCGCAAACGGCGAGTAGTATCAGTGTAAGCGACGTAGCGGCAGTTAAAGAGAAGCCGGGAGTGCAGACACCGAGTCGATCAGGCGATGGAGGCGACGTTGCTACAGATGATGACAACGTCCCAATGGCTACTCGACCCAAGAAGCCTTTGCCAGAGGTACCAAAACACCGCCATGGAGTGCCATTTGCGCAGAAGTTTGCCAACGGAGGACCGAAGAAGACACCCCCTAAGGCGCCGCCGCCGCGACGATGGGGACGGATGAAGACGGTTGAGAAGCCTCCTACTGACCCAGTTCAGGAAACGGTCCCAGAGCAGGAAGCATGA